ATGGACGCCGGTTCTGTCACTACCGCCGCAGTTTCTGGAGCGCAGTGGGGTTACAAATTAGTGCTGATGCAGATAATCCTCATTCCTTTTTTATATCTTATTCAATCAATGACTTCAAGACTCGGGTGCGTGACAAGAAAAGGGCACGGTGAACTAATAAGGGAATATTACGGTTCAAAATGGGCTGCTTTTTCGACTGCCCTTTTATTTTTGACGGTTTTTGCAGCATTATTAACAGAATTTTCAGGAATAGCGGCAAGCGGTGAAATATTTAATATTCCTAAAATATATTCTATCGGATTCAGCGTTCTAATCTTACTCATTGTTGTTTTTAGGGGAAGCTATAAAAAAGCGGAAAATATAGCGCTTATTTTTGCATTGTCCGGTTTTGTTTTTATTCCTGCCGCAATTTTTGCCCATCCGGATTTACATAAATTAGTATTTAGCGGTCTTATAGGCTCTCAGCCGATCTTTAACAAAAATTATGCCTTTTTAATAGCGGCTAATGCGGGCGCAGTTATAATGCCATGGATGATATATTATCAGCAGAGCGCTACCGTTGACAAAAATTTATGCAAAAATGATGTTAAATTAGCAGCTGCAGATACGTTAGTCGGCAGTATAGCAACACAGCTTCTTATGATTGCGGTAATAGTGATGACCGCAGCTACACTATACACACATCATATAATTCCTTCATCCGCTAAAGCAATAGGTCAATCTCTTATTCCTCTTGCGGGAAAATATGCCGGACTTCTTTTTGCAGTTGGATTATACAGTTCAAGCGTTCTCGCCGCTTTTGTCGTATCCATGGCTTTTGCGTGGGCAGCCGGTGAAACATGGGGATTTAAACATAGTTTAAATAATAAATTCAAGGAATCAAAAATGTTTCATTTTTTATATATGGCGCTAATTATTATGGCTGCATTAATAGTGCTTGCTCCTAACATACCTCTGGTAACTCTGATGGTGGACGTTGAAGCATTTAACGGTTTTGTTCTTCCGATTGTACTTGTGTTTTTAATATTGCTTGCCGGCAATAAGAAGATTCTTGGCGAACATGCCTACTCAAAAGCAAAATTGGCTATAGTAGCGTTGGTAGGTTTAATAATGGTTGTTCTTGGAATAATTACGGTACTTCCTCAAAATTGGCTTTAATTCACGCAATATAATTATTTTATTTGCGATTTCGCAACCATAGCAGCCCCTATTAATCCTGCGGATTCGCCAAATTCTGATTTAATAATTTTCAAAGAATCCACCGACACTTTCAGCGCCCTTTTTCTTATTTCTTTTTCTGCTATTTCGACTAAATCAGGTATACCGTCAATAACTCCTCCGCCAAGAACAATCATGCACGGATTTAATAAATTTACGACGCTTATAATGCCGTCGGCGATATAACCCGCCGTTATATGCACAAGTTCTTTTGCTGCTTCATCCTCTAGCATATAGGCTTTGCTGATTGATTCGGATGAAATATTATTTACGCCGCCGGATGATAATTCTATCAGCATTTTATATTTTTCAGGATTTCGAACTGCTTTTTCCACGGCTATTTCTGCAATCCCCCAGCCTCCTGCGTACGCTTCAAAACATCCGTTATTTCCGCAATGACATTTTCTTCCGCCAGACACTATAACAGCATGCCCTATTTCACCTGCCGAACCGTTACAACCTTCAATAAGCCTGTTGTTAATAATCAACCCTGAACCGATACCCGTCCCTATAAAAATACATACCAAGTTTTTAAAGCCTTTACCGGCACCAGTTTTCCACTCTCCATAGGCTATTGCATTCACATCGTTCTCGATGAAAACAGGGGTATTAAATAAATTTTCAAGTTCTTCTTTTATACGAACATTTCTCCAATTAAGATTAGGAGAATATATAATAACGCCGCTCCTTCTGTCTATTTGTCCCGCAGCGGCAATTCCGACAGCTTTTATATTTTTTATACCTGTATTTTTTGTGTCATAATCTTTACGTTGCTCAATTAATCTTTTTATAAATGTTTTAATCTGCCCTATAGCTTTATCTGCAGACTGTTCAATAGGCATCGAATTAAAACTTAACAGTCTGCCTCTTGCATCTACCATGCCGAATCTTATATTCGTCCCGCCGATGTCAATACCCAGATATTGACCGATTTTATCTATATTTTTATTCATTCTTATCCTTCTGAATTAAAATGAACTGCCGCCGTCTTTTCGGACGGAAACTTCTCACAATATTAGTTAAATCTAATTTATTAATTGAGGCGCTGCTGCTATATTG
This genomic stretch from Candidatus Acididesulfobacter guangdongensis harbors:
- a CDS encoding ROK family protein translates to MNKNIDKIGQYLGIDIGGTNIRFGMVDARGRLLSFNSMPIEQSADKAIGQIKTFIKRLIEQRKDYDTKNTGIKNIKAVGIAAAGQIDRRSGVIIYSPNLNWRNVRIKEELENLFNTPVFIENDVNAIAYGEWKTGAGKGFKNLVCIFIGTGIGSGLIINNRLIEGCNGSAGEIGHAVIVSGGRKCHCGNNGCFEAYAGGWGIAEIAVEKAVRNPEKYKMLIELSSGGVNNISSESISKAYMLEDEAAKELVHITAGYIADGIISVVNLLNPCMIVLGGGVIDGIPDLVEIAEKEIRKRALKVSVDSLKIIKSEFGESAGLIGAAMVAKSQIK
- a CDS encoding divalent metal cation transporter, whose amino-acid sequence is MNKHHSEKNNYKKSNKLFKSENSENFKKKYITSNDESEIQVQKRNRNRYGKDKKYRDKFKRVAYKWLHFFKVLGPGFIVMVADMDAGSVTTAAVSGAQWGYKLVLMQIILIPFLYLIQSMTSRLGCVTRKGHGELIREYYGSKWAAFSTALLFLTVFAALLTEFSGIAASGEIFNIPKIYSIGFSVLILLIVVFRGSYKKAENIALIFALSGFVFIPAAIFAHPDLHKLVFSGLIGSQPIFNKNYAFLIAANAGAVIMPWMIYYQQSATVDKNLCKNDVKLAAADTLVGSIATQLLMIAVIVMTAATLYTHHIIPSSAKAIGQSLIPLAGKYAGLLFAVGLYSSSVLAAFVVSMAFAWAAGETWGFKHSLNNKFKESKMFHFLYMALIIMAALIVLAPNIPLVTLMVDVEAFNGFVLPIVLVFLILLAGNKKILGEHAYSKAKLAIVALVGLIMVVLGIITVLPQNWL